In the genome of Streptomyces racemochromogenes, one region contains:
- a CDS encoding TetR/AcrR family transcriptional regulator, with translation MSGGTGEGPRRVGRPRADRLRRDSGRPPREEILCAAAELFTVRGYAATTTRAVAERAGMRQATMYHYFGAKEELLAELLESTVAPSLALVRRLLADNARPAALRLWELCRSDVLLLCGGPYDLGALYLLPELRQPRLARFRRMRGELRDGYRALLAATPAGAELARERGGLALRNDLVFGLIEGVMLVRRSDPGRPVAVFAEAAADAALRIAGLTPPGPPPSPPGPPTPGG, from the coding sequence ATGAGCGGGGGAACGGGCGAAGGCCCGAGACGGGTCGGCCGGCCGCGCGCCGACCGGCTGAGACGGGACAGCGGCCGGCCGCCGCGCGAGGAGATCCTCTGCGCGGCGGCCGAACTGTTCACCGTCCGGGGGTACGCGGCCACCACCACCCGGGCGGTGGCCGAACGGGCCGGAATGCGCCAGGCCACGATGTACCACTACTTCGGCGCCAAGGAGGAACTCCTCGCCGAACTCCTGGAGTCCACGGTCGCGCCCTCGCTGGCCCTGGTGCGCAGGCTGCTGGCCGACAACGCCCGGCCGGCCGCCCTGCGGCTGTGGGAGCTGTGCCGCTCGGACGTGCTGCTGCTGTGCGGCGGCCCGTACGACCTGGGCGCCCTCTACCTGCTGCCCGAGCTGAGGCAGCCGCGGCTGGCACGGTTCCGCCGGATGCGCGGGGAACTGCGCGACGGCTACCGGGCGTTGCTCGCCGCCACCCCCGCCGGTGCCGAACTGGCGCGGGAGCGGGGCGGGCTGGCCCTGCGCAACGACCTGGTCTTCGGCCTGATCGAGGGCGTCATGCTGGTCCGCCGCTCCGATCCCGGCCGGCCGGTCGCGGTCTTCGCGGAGGCCGCGGCCGACGCGGCCCTGCGGATCGCCGGGCTCACGCCGCCGGGCCCGCCTCCCAGCCCGCCCGGTCCTCCCACGCCCGGAGGGTGA
- a CDS encoding pseudouridine synthase, whose translation MTRRSHIPPAPLPQQAGIDPVRMRLPPDHEGRWPTLGAYLTERYAGTRGSESMARLLSGGRVLGEGGRVLRHEDPYEPGGWLWFHRDMPPEPAVPFPIRVVHRDRHLLVVDKPHFLATTPRGTHVTETALARLRRELDLPALSPAHRLDRMTAGLVMFSIRPEDRGAYQLLFQQRRVRKEYEALAPHDPALELPRLVRSHIEKTRGVMAAVEVPGAEPNAESLVELTGVRDGLGRYRLTPHTGRTHQLRVHMNSLGLPILGDPVYPVVAEAADPADYRRPLQLLARTLAFTDPVTGVEHRLETGLTLRAWEDRAGWEAGPAA comes from the coding sequence ATGACCCGCAGATCCCACATCCCGCCCGCGCCCCTCCCCCAGCAGGCCGGTATCGACCCGGTCCGGATGCGCCTGCCCCCCGACCACGAGGGCCGCTGGCCCACCCTCGGCGCCTACCTGACCGAGCGGTACGCCGGCACGCGCGGCTCCGAGTCCATGGCCCGGCTGCTCTCCGGCGGCCGGGTGCTCGGCGAGGGCGGGCGGGTGCTGCGGCACGAGGACCCGTACGAGCCGGGCGGCTGGCTCTGGTTCCACCGGGACATGCCGCCCGAGCCGGCCGTGCCCTTCCCGATCCGTGTGGTCCACCGCGACCGGCACCTCCTGGTGGTGGACAAGCCGCACTTCCTGGCGACCACCCCGCGCGGCACCCACGTCACCGAGACCGCCCTGGCCCGGCTGCGCCGGGAGCTGGACCTGCCGGCGCTGAGCCCCGCCCACCGCCTGGACCGGATGACGGCCGGGCTGGTGATGTTCAGCATCCGGCCCGAGGACCGCGGCGCCTACCAGCTGCTGTTCCAGCAGCGCCGGGTGCGCAAGGAGTACGAGGCCCTCGCGCCCCACGACCCCGCGCTGGAGCTGCCCCGGCTGGTCCGCAGCCACATCGAGAAGACCCGCGGGGTGATGGCGGCGGTCGAGGTACCCGGCGCCGAGCCGAACGCCGAGAGCCTGGTCGAGCTCACCGGCGTACGGGACGGGCTGGGCCGCTACCGGCTGACCCCGCACACCGGCCGCACCCACCAGCTGCGGGTGCACATGAACTCCCTGGGCCTGCCCATCCTGGGCGATCCCGTCTACCCGGTGGTCGCCGAGGCGGCGGACCCGGCGGACTACCGGCGCCCGCTCCAGCTGCTGGCGCGCACCCTGGCGTTCACCGACCCCGTCACCGGCGTCGAGCACCGGCTGGAGACCGGGCTCACCCTCCGGGCGTGGGAGGACCGGGCGGGCTGGGAGGCGGGCCCGGCGGCGTGA
- a CDS encoding serine hydrolase, producing the protein MRTLRAVGLAGAAMLLGVAAAPAGPAPPPPPEPRITDAAVTAAVNRLDATITDGMRRTGVPGVSVAVVHDDKVVYLKGFGLRRTGDTAKVGPDTVFQLASVSKPVTTTVIAGALPSPDAWDRPLAATLPGFALKDPWVTSHVTPADLLSHRSGLPDHAGDLLEDLGYDQAYILGHLHEEPLAPFRASYAYTNFGFTAAAEAVARDRGVSWQKLSEDTLFKPAGMTRTSTEFAAYANAPDRASGHVKNPDGTWSPRYVRDADAQTPAGGTSSTARDMSRWLRLQLNTGTLDGRRVIPADTLTRTRVPEIVSQAQTPRGTPQFYGLGWNVSYDDAGRLRLSHSGAFELGANTHVTLLPLERLGIVVLTNGSPVGLADSIALDFFDVAEHGKPTADWLPLLAATYEQLDFALRSPTDYAHPPAGAKPARDAAAYTGTYDNPYYGPLTVTADAEGGLTLSLGPKPLRFALTHYDGDTFSFETTGENAVGRTGVFFSEDEDGEDGKVRVEYLDQNHLGTFTRR; encoded by the coding sequence ATGCGTACGCTCCGCGCAGTCGGACTGGCCGGGGCCGCGATGCTGCTCGGCGTCGCGGCCGCGCCCGCGGGCCCCGCTCCCCCGCCCCCGCCCGAGCCCCGCATCACCGACGCCGCCGTCACCGCCGCCGTGAACCGGCTCGACGCGACCATCACCGACGGCATGCGCCGCACCGGCGTCCCGGGGGTCTCGGTGGCCGTCGTCCACGACGACAAGGTCGTCTACCTCAAGGGCTTCGGCCTCCGCCGCACCGGCGACACCGCCAAGGTCGGCCCCGACACCGTCTTCCAGCTGGCCTCCGTGTCCAAGCCGGTCACCACCACCGTCATCGCCGGCGCCCTCCCCTCCCCCGACGCCTGGGACCGGCCCCTCGCCGCCACCCTCCCCGGCTTCGCCCTCAAGGACCCCTGGGTCACCTCCCACGTCACCCCCGCCGACCTCCTCTCGCACCGCAGCGGCCTCCCCGACCACGCCGGGGACCTCCTGGAGGACCTCGGCTACGACCAGGCGTACATCCTCGGCCACCTCCACGAGGAGCCGCTGGCCCCGTTCCGCGCGAGCTACGCCTACACCAACTTCGGGTTCACCGCCGCCGCCGAGGCCGTCGCCCGCGACCGCGGCGTGAGCTGGCAGAAGCTCAGCGAGGACACCCTGTTCAAGCCCGCCGGGATGACCCGCACCAGCACCGAGTTCGCCGCCTACGCCAACGCCCCCGACCGGGCGTCGGGCCACGTGAAGAACCCCGACGGCACCTGGAGCCCCCGCTACGTCCGCGACGCCGACGCGCAGACCCCCGCCGGCGGGACCAGCTCGACCGCCCGCGACATGTCCCGCTGGCTGCGGCTCCAGCTGAACACCGGCACCCTCGACGGCCGGCGCGTCATCCCCGCCGACACCCTCACCCGGACCCGAGTCCCCGAGATCGTCTCCCAGGCCCAGACCCCCCGCGGCACCCCGCAGTTCTACGGGCTCGGCTGGAACGTCAGCTACGACGACGCCGGCCGGCTGCGCCTGAGCCACTCCGGGGCCTTCGAGCTCGGCGCCAACACCCACGTCACCCTGCTCCCCCTGGAACGCCTCGGCATCGTCGTCCTGACCAACGGCTCCCCCGTCGGCCTGGCCGACTCCATCGCGCTCGACTTCTTCGACGTCGCCGAGCACGGCAAGCCCACCGCCGACTGGCTGCCGCTCCTCGCCGCCACGTACGAGCAGCTCGACTTCGCGCTCCGGTCCCCGACCGACTACGCCCACCCGCCCGCCGGCGCCAAGCCCGCCCGCGACGCCGCCGCCTACACCGGGACCTACGACAACCCCTACTACGGCCCCCTCACCGTCACCGCCGACGCCGAGGGCGGCCTGACCCTGTCCCTCGGCCCGAAGCCCCTGCGCTTCGCCCTGACCCACTACGACGGCGACACCTTCAGCTTCGAGACCACCGGCGAGAACGCCGTCGGCCGCACCGGGGTGTTCTTCTCCGAAGACGAGGACGGCGAGGACGGCAAGGTCCGCGTCGAGTACCTCGACCAGAACCACCTCGGCACCTTCACCCGCAGGTAG